Sequence from the Flavobacterium sp. J372 genome:
TTTCAATTGATTACCTGAGCCGACTGAACGAGCGCTACGAAGCGTGGATTCACAGTTATGACAAAGGCAAGCTGCTGATCATTGATGTAGATAATATCAACTTCGTGGATAACCCGGAAGATCTGGGCGACATCATCAACAGAATTAATGCGCAGGTGAACGGACTCTTTTAGTTTGAAAGTTGACTTACTCACCTGTAAACTTAACTAAGAAAAAATTTTGAAATACGGCTATGTTAATGGTTTCTTAAATACTGCACTCACATTTCCTCAGCATACAACAAAATAAAATGCCTTTCACTTACATGAAAGGCATTTTTATTCTTACTAAAATAAATGTTAACTACTTCTCTTTCCTGAACGCATCTATTTGCGAGTTCACTTCAGCTTCGGTGCCTTCAAAAACTTTTTCATCATGAGTCACCTCGTCATCGTTAGATACAGATACGATATGCACTGTAGCCCTCACCTTTCCGTCAGCCATCGTTTGCTTGTCAATTGTAACCTCACGGCTTGATTCCTGAGCTGTTACTACAGGTTTACCCTCTTCATCAACTACAACCGTCTGAACTGAACTAACGCCTGTTGCCGTTGTTTCAGCACTGTGTCCGCCCAATATTGGTGCGATTACAAGCCCGATAAGGCATGTTAGCTTAATCAGGATGTTCATTGACGGGCCTGAGGTGTCTTTGAACGGGTCACCCACCGTATCGCCTGTTACAGCGGCTTTATGCGCGTCTGAGCCCTTGTATGTCATCTCGCCATTAATCATTACACCTGCCTCGAACGATTTTTTAGCGTTGTCCCATGCACCACCGGCGTTATTCTGGAACACAGCCCAAAGCACACCCGATACCGTTACACCTGCCATATAGCCCCCAAGCATCTCTGCAACAAGCTGATAGTCTTCAGGATAAATAAGCATTCCTATCAATACGATTGCGATTGGGAAGCCGATTGTAAGTATTCCAGGCAGCATCATTTCACGAAGTGCGGCTTTGGTTGAAATTTCAACACATTTGCCATACTGCGGCTTGCCTGTACCTTCCATAATTCCCGGAATTTCTCGGAACTGGCGGCGCACTTCATACACCATATCCATCGCCGCTTTACCTACCGAATTCATTGCCAATGCCGAAAATACTACCGGCACCATACCGCCTATAAATAGCATTGCCAGTACCGGAGCCTTGAAGATGTTTATACCGTCAATGCCCGTAAACGTTACGTATGCCGCGAAAAGTGCCAGCGATGTAAGTGCAGCCGAAGCAATGGCAAAGCCTTTACCTGTAGCCGCTGTGGTGTTACCCACCGAGTCTAAAATGTCGGTACGGGTACGCACTTCTTTAGGTAGTTCGCTCATTTCTGCGATACCACCCGCGTTATCTGAAATTGGTCCGAAAGCATCGATGGCCAGCTGCATTGCCGTAGTTGCCATCATGGCCGAAGCTGCAAGCGCAACACCGTAAAATCCTGCAAATGCGTAAGATGCCCATATTGCACCTGCAAAAAGCAATATCGTAGGGAACGTTGAAACCATGCCCGTTGCAAGCCCTGCAATAATGTTGGTACCGGCGCCTGTGCTTGATTTTTGTACGATAGCGAGGATCGGCTTTTTACCCAAGCCAGTGTAATATTCTGTTACTGAAGAGATAACGCCGCCAACAACAAGGCCAACAAGCGTTGCGTAGAATACCCTCATTGATGAAATTTCCATAGTGCCTTCGCCATAGAATGTCATTTGCATTACGTCAGGCAGCATGTAGTCAACCAGGAAAAAACATGAAACGGCTACCAGTATGATAGACACCCAGTTACCTATGTTTAGCGCGCCCTGTACCTGGGCTTCTTTGGCGTTATTATCTTTAATGCGAACCAGCATTGTACCGATTATCGAGAACAAAATACCGAAACCTGCAATAGCCATAGGCAATAATATAGGGCCGATACCGCCGAATGCATCATTAATGCTTCCGCCCATGTCTTTAATTACGTAGTTACCAAGCACCATCGCCGCAAGCACCGTTGCTACATATGAGCCGAAAAGGTCGGCTCCCATACCTGCTACATCACCTACGTTATCGCCTACGTTATCAGCAATTGTAGCCGGGTTACGCGGGTCATCTTCAGGGATTCCTGCTTCTACTTTACCTACAAGGTCAGCGCCAACGTCAGCTGCCTTTGTATAGATACCGCCACCTACACGGGCAAAAAGCGCAATAGACTCAGCGCCAAGCGAAAAGCCCGCAAGGGTTTCAAGAACTATGGTCATATCCATGGTGTTCGTCCAGACACCACCCATGAAATAATGGAAGAAAAATATAAAGAATGCTGTAAGCCCAAGTACTGCAAGGCCTGCAACACCAAGACCCATTACGGTACCTCCGCCAAAAGATACCTTAAGTGCCTGCGGAAGGCTGCTGCGCGCTGCCTGAGTTGTCCTTACGTTTGTTTTGGTGGCTATTTTCATGCCCATATTACCTGCCAGCGCAGAGAATATCGCCCCGAAAATGAATGCCACAATAATAAGCATATCAGTTGTCGGCACAATGTAAGCAATGGCTGCCAGGGCAATACTCGCCACTACTACAAAGATAGCAAGGAGCCTGTATTCTGCCTTCAGGAAAGCCAGCGCCCCTTCATAGATGTAATCTGAGATTTCTTTCATCTTGCCATCCCCTGCATCCTGCTTTAACACCCATGAGCGCTTTGCGGCCATAAACAGCAGCCCCAGCAGCGCCATGGCAGCAGGTACATAAATCATAATTGAATCCATAGAATAAATAGTTTTTTGGTTTGGTTGTTAAAATATTTGTATATAACGACACCAAGATAAACAAAAAAAGCAATACTCTCTACAGAATATTGCTTTTTACTTATTTTATTATGAAGTATTCTTAGCTTATGCTAAAAAGCCCAGCAGGCTTGTTTTCCATTGAAGCGAAACGTGCAATACATTCGTCAATAATGGCATGGGCTTCATTCACGTCTCCCCATCCTTCAACATCAACTTTCTTTTGCTCAAGGTCTTTGTATACCTGGAAAAAGTGCTCAATTTCCTTCAAAAGGTGCGGGTTCATATCGCTTAGGTCCTGAAGCTTGTTCCAAACAGGGTCGCTTACCGGCACACATACAATTTTCTCATCCGGGCCTTTTTCATCTGCCATGTGGAAAACGCCTATTGGCTTAACCTCCATTACACAACCCGGGAAAGTAGGCTCAGTTACAAGCACAAGAACATCAAGCGGGTCACCGTCAAGCGCCAGTGTTTCAGGTATAAAACCGTAATCTGCAGGGTACATCATGCTTGAGAAAAGCATCCTGTCATAACGGATTTTCTTCAGCCTGAAATCATATTCATATTTGTTCCTGCTTCCCTTCGGTATTTCGATAAGAACATCGAAAGATTGTAATTTTGCTTTCGTCATTGTATTTTTTTACTTTATTTCAATAAAATTGCGGGTGCAAAAGTAAGCCAAAATAATTCTCCTGCAAGTTAAAACCCGTTAAAACACAAGCGAAAACGATAGATTTACAATTATTTAATGCGGGAATTTTCGCCCACGCTTTTCAAGGTAGTAATGCCATAGTAAAAATGCAGCGGCTGTTCGGTAGGGAGACCATGTTTTGGTAAGCTCAAGAATATCGGCCATCGTTGTTAATCCCCATAAATCTTTAATGGATGCCAGTATACCGATATCTCCCAAAGGCAATATATCCGGAGAGCGAAGGCTAAACATCAGGTACACATCTATCGTCCAGTTGCCAATGCCTTTGACCTTAATCAGTTCCTGGCGAACATCATCAGGATGCATGGTTTTATATCTTTCAAAACCGACATCACCATGAACAATTGCCTGAGCAAGAGCCTTTATATAAATAGTCTTTTGCCTCGTGATTCCGCAGGCGCGTATTACTTCGTCAGAAAGCTGTAGTATGTTTTCGGCAGTTAGCTCCAACGCCGCTTCTTTCAGCTTGTAATATACGGCGCGGGCTGAATTAAGTGAAACCTGCTGCTCCAGTATTGTACGCACCATACTCTCAAAACCTTCAGGCCGGGACGGAAAAGAGGGCATACCGTATTCAGCTACAATTTGTGCAAATCGCTCGTCTGCCTCAACAAGTATTTGCACATGCTCTTCCATTACTTAAGCAAAGATTATTTTAGAAGTGGAAGCCGAAAACCCCTTTCACCGCAAACCTGTTGGCTCCCGGCAGGTCAAGATAGCTGCCACGCCATGCAAAATCTATGCGGAATACCTTGAATATATTACCGATACCGGCATGGTATTCCCAATACACATCTTCAGGTGCGCGGTACACAATATTTGAAGCATTAAGCCTTATATTACCTTCACTTACAGTTCCGTATACGCCTTTTATACCTACAATCTCACGGAGGTTAAGGTCGCGAAGTCCCGGAATCCTTGAGAATAGCCTGCCGTTGAAGTTGTGCTCAAAATGCAGAGAAACATATTCATCTGCCACAAATTCATAGTAGTCCATGAGGTTGTAGGTATTTTCAATGATGAAATACGACTGGTTGCCCGGCACAATACCCATAAGCCCAAGCGGCACATCGCCAAAAATCTTACCGGCTTCTAGTGTAGTGAATAGTCGGCCGAAGCCACCCACCAACACCGGCTGCTTGTAGTAAAACTGCAGTTTCTGATATTCAAAATCACTCTCAAGAATACCTTTAATCCCCTGGGTGAAATTAAGGAATATGCGGGCATAATTGTAATCTACATCGCTTCGTTCAACACCATAGCCAATTGTCCTCCGGAAAGGCGTATAATCAATCAGGAATCCATATTCATACTGCCTTGTAAAGCCATTTGTACCTTTTGAATGGTCATTGGGATCTAGATAATAATCAAGGCTGAAGGTATTTGGCGATGCTGACTTCAATGTCCTGTATGAAAAGCTTGTACGGAATACAAGATGTTTCACCGGCTCAATCTCAGCTGAAAATGTCGTAAAATTAATATCTGTAAGCTTGCTGTTGTCTCCGCTGGCAAATATGGCAGAAGATGCAAAGCTTCGCCCTAAGACATCATTAGTTGCTGTGAGGCTCACCCCTATCTGCTCTACATCGCGCCTGTTACCCACAGCCAGGATAATGCGGTTTTTCTCATTCACCATCCATTTACCGCTGATACCGTATTTAAAGCGATTGTCTTTAAATCCGTAAGCAGTGTAGCCCTCAATTCGCCAAGGGTCGTTCTGGCTGAAATATGTCCGCCCGCCGGTACGCAGCCTGAGGCCTTCTACATCATTGTACCCGACCGTTGAGAATATTGGCCCATAGTCAAAATCGCCAATCTGGTAGTAGCCGCTGCCTAACGTAGCCACAATATCATAATATCGCCTGAAGCGCGGAACGGTCTTAAGCGTGTCGAGCATCTTATAAATACCGGCCTCATCTTTGTTTAGCTTTTCAAACCGGTTTTGTGCCCAATACTCATCGCCTTTTTGATAAATAGCTTCGTCATTGCGGTTTACATCCTGCCGATAAAAATCCTGGGGTTTTTGTATGTTGAACTGGTGATTACGTGCCAGGGTAGTACGCTTGCCATATACTCCTTTTGATTTTTCCCGTTTGTTCAGGGCAAAATCAGTCATCATGTGATCACGTGTCAGAAGAAAGACCGAATCGTTCAGCACCTCAAATTCCTGCTCTATGTAGATATCTTTCACCCAGTTGATGTTGGCGTTTCTGCTAACCGACATATCGATTTTCTTGATTGCATAAGTAGTATCATTCACCCAGAAGCTACCTTTGAAAGTAAGTTCATTCTTCCGCCTGGGGTAGAAAACTATGTTGTAGCACCATTTATTATCGATATAGCTGCTATCGGCCAGTACATAATTATATACATTAATACCTGTGCGTGACAGCGGACTCACAAAATCTTTATCAAAAAGCTTTAAGTAATTGTCGTAGATATCGTAATCAGCGTAAAGGTCTTTTATAAATGCAATTATCTGCTGGTTGTTGCTAAAGCCTGAATTTTTATTGGCTTTGGTTATCTCCTTTTTGCTGTTAGTAGTATTATCGCCGTACACTTCTCCAAGACTTTCATTGATGAAGATTGGCAGGTAAGTTTTACCCGTAACGTTTGATGTATCAACGTATTTGAAAATAAACTCCATACCCTTAAACAGCTTGCTCTGCATCATGGTACTGTCAATGCTGTTCATATCAAATTCTACTTTCTCGTATTTTTCATACTGGTACTGGTCAAACATGTACAAGCCATTTTTGCGGCGGCGTTCCCATATCTTTCGCAGAATATCTATTGCAGGATTATTTTTCTTGGACGTTTTACCGCCATAAACCTGTACTTCTTTAAGCATTTGGCCGGCTCCAAGAGATATTTTCAGGTCATAGTTTACAGACTTTTCCAACGGTACTTCCTTTACCGGATAACCTACAAAATTTACCACTAGTGTACTGCGGCTTTCTTTTGACTCAAGGTAAAACTTTCCGTTCTCGTCAGTAATAACCCCTTCAGTTGTCCCTTTAAAATAAACGTTGGCATAAGGTACCGGGGTGGCAGTATCATCAAGCACAATACCGCTCACTTTGGTCTGCGCAAAAGCAGCGCTTACAGTAAGCAGCAAAAGGCAGGCAACAATAAAAATCTTTTTCATGCAGAAATAAAAAACTTCACCGGGCGGGATGCCTGATGAAGTTTCAAATATAGATTATATTTTATTACTTGTACATAACTTTTTTGACAGCCTTAACAACATCACCAGCGTTAGGAAGCCATTCCTTCAAAAGGTTAGGCGAATATGGGGCTGGCGTATCAGCTGTTGTTATCCTCTGGATAGATGCATCAAGGTAATCAAACGCACGCTCCTGAACAATGTATGTTATCTCTGAAGCAACGCTGGCAAACGGCCAAGCCTCTTCAAGAACTACCAGCCTGTTGGTTTTTTTAACCGATTCAAGAATGGTGTTATGATCCATAGGGCGAACGGTACGCAGGTCGATGATTTCGCAGCTGATTCCGTCTTTTTCAAGCTCGTCAGCAGCAATGAAAGCTTCTTTGATGATTTTACCGAAAGATACGATTGTCACATCTTTACCTTCACGCTTCACATCAGCCACGCCAAGCGGAATAGTGTATTCTCCATCAGGCACTTCGCCTTTGTCGCCATACATCTGCTCCGATTCCATGAAGATTACCGGGTCATTATCACGGATTGCCGACTTCAATAATCCTTTTGCATCGTAAGGGTTTGATGGTACAACTACCTTAAGCCCCGGCGTGTTGGCATACCAGTTTTCAAAAGCCTGAGAGTGCGTTGCAGCAAGCTGCCCTGCTGAAGCTGTAGGCCCGCGGAATACCATCGGCATACTGAACTGCCCTGCCGACATCTGGCGCATTTTAGCAGCGTTGTTGATTATCTGGTCAATACCTACAAGAGAGAAGTTGAAGGTCATAAATTCCACAATTGGCCTGTTGCCATTCATGGCGCTGCCTACCGCGATACCTGCAAAACCAAGCTCGGCAATAGGTGTATCTATAACCCGCTTCGGACCAAATTCATCAAGCATTCCTTTAGAGGCTTTATAAGCTCCGTTATATTCGGCAACCTCCTCGCCCATTAAGTATATCGTTTCGTCACGGCGCATCTCTTCGCTCATCGCTTCGCAAATCGCTTCCCTGAATTGTATGGTCCTCATAGTGTGTTTCCTGATTTAATTGAATGGCAAAAATAATTATTTAAGTTATTATAAGTGTTATCTTAGAAAAATATTTCATTTCGATATCTATGTCTATTAATGTACGTAAATGCTTAAAAAATTAACATTTAATTAACATTAATGCGTAATTACAAATACTGCTTTATAATAATTTTACAAAATCAGCTGATAAAAATATTTTACTAACTTCAATTTTTAAAAAATGAAAAAAGTTCCTTACCTGCTTTTAATCGCACTATTATTCAGTGCAAGTTTTTTAACCAGTTGTTCAGAAGACAGCGAATCTATTAATTTCTCAGAGACTCAGAATAACGATGATGCTTTCTTAAAAACATTTTATTCTGGTGATTTTAGACTAGGAAAATCTGTGGATATTAATTTGTCTTCACACAATAGAACCGCCGAAGGAAGGTTTTATACCGTAACAGAAGTTTTTGTTGGCAATGAGACTGTTGCTCGGGGATACAATTTCGTAGATAAAACTACTAGAAAACTAGTTTACTTTGCAGATGTTGATCGCGTTAATAATGTGCTAACAATCGTAGATCTTTCAACAAACGAAAGAATTATTACTGATAGAATTAACGAACTTCCCGAATATGAGGTTACTGATAGATTTAACTTTATAAAAGTTATCGAAGATCCAAGTTTTGACCCACCGGCAAATCAAATTATGGGTTATAGAGATTGCTATCGAACTGGAAATCACCAATATCTTTATTCTGGTGGTGAAGCTGTATCAGAAAGTTGTGAATGGAACTGCGCAAGGACATTTCTTGGTATAAAATTACGTAGATTTACTATGTGGGCTGGATGTTAGCCAGTACAAAAGGATGTAATATACAAATGCATGGAGTAATATTTACTCTATGCATTTTATCATTATTATCATTTGATTGTTTTTCACAAACATCAGAAAGAATCTTTCAAATTGCCGATAAAGATTCAGTTCCTGTACCGGATGCTATCATAAAAGTCTATTTCAAAAATTCTGAGATACAACTCATCTCCGATAGCGTTGGGAAATTCGTTTTAAAAGAAACTGAGATAAAGGATATTAAAAAGTTAGAAATAAGGCATCTTAATTTTGAAGACAAAATAATTAAGTTCCCTACACATAATCAAATAA
This genomic interval carries:
- a CDS encoding sodium-translocating pyrophosphatase — its product is MDSIMIYVPAAMALLGLLFMAAKRSWVLKQDAGDGKMKEISDYIYEGALAFLKAEYRLLAIFVVVASIALAAIAYIVPTTDMLIIVAFIFGAIFSALAGNMGMKIATKTNVRTTQAARSSLPQALKVSFGGGTVMGLGVAGLAVLGLTAFFIFFFHYFMGGVWTNTMDMTIVLETLAGFSLGAESIALFARVGGGIYTKAADVGADLVGKVEAGIPEDDPRNPATIADNVGDNVGDVAGMGADLFGSYVATVLAAMVLGNYVIKDMGGSINDAFGGIGPILLPMAIAGFGILFSIIGTMLVRIKDNNAKEAQVQGALNIGNWVSIILVAVSCFFLVDYMLPDVMQMTFYGEGTMEISSMRVFYATLVGLVVGGVISSVTEYYTGLGKKPILAIVQKSSTGAGTNIIAGLATGMVSTFPTILLFAGAIWASYAFAGFYGVALAASAMMATTAMQLAIDAFGPISDNAGGIAEMSELPKEVRTRTDILDSVGNTTAATGKGFAIASAALTSLALFAAYVTFTGIDGINIFKAPVLAMLFIGGMVPVVFSALAMNSVGKAAMDMVYEVRRQFREIPGIMEGTGKPQYGKCVEISTKAALREMMLPGILTIGFPIAIVLIGMLIYPEDYQLVAEMLGGYMAGVTVSGVLWAVFQNNAGGAWDNAKKSFEAGVMINGEMTYKGSDAHKAAVTGDTVGDPFKDTSGPSMNILIKLTCLIGLVIAPILGGHSAETTATGVSSVQTVVVDEEGKPVVTAQESSREVTIDKQTMADGKVRATVHIVSVSNDDEVTHDEKVFEGTEAEVNSQIDAFRKEK
- a CDS encoding inorganic diphosphatase, producing MTKAKLQSFDVLIEIPKGSRNKYEYDFRLKKIRYDRMLFSSMMYPADYGFIPETLALDGDPLDVLVLVTEPTFPGCVMEVKPIGVFHMADEKGPDEKIVCVPVSDPVWNKLQDLSDMNPHLLKEIEHFFQVYKDLEQKKVDVEGWGDVNEAHAIIDECIARFASMENKPAGLFSIS
- a CDS encoding DNA-3-methyladenine glycosylase, which codes for MEEHVQILVEADERFAQIVAEYGMPSFPSRPEGFESMVRTILEQQVSLNSARAVYYKLKEAALELTAENILQLSDEVIRACGITRQKTIYIKALAQAIVHGDVGFERYKTMHPDDVRQELIKVKGIGNWTIDVYLMFSLRSPDILPLGDIGILASIKDLWGLTTMADILELTKTWSPYRTAAAFLLWHYYLEKRGRKFPH
- a CDS encoding DUF5686 and carboxypeptidase-like regulatory domain-containing protein; the encoded protein is MKKIFIVACLLLLTVSAAFAQTKVSGIVLDDTATPVPYANVYFKGTTEGVITDENGKFYLESKESRSTLVVNFVGYPVKEVPLEKSVNYDLKISLGAGQMLKEVQVYGGKTSKKNNPAIDILRKIWERRRKNGLYMFDQYQYEKYEKVEFDMNSIDSTMMQSKLFKGMEFIFKYVDTSNVTGKTYLPIFINESLGEVYGDNTTNSKKEITKANKNSGFSNNQQIIAFIKDLYADYDIYDNYLKLFDKDFVSPLSRTGINVYNYVLADSSYIDNKWCYNIVFYPRRKNELTFKGSFWVNDTTYAIKKIDMSVSRNANINWVKDIYIEQEFEVLNDSVFLLTRDHMMTDFALNKREKSKGVYGKRTTLARNHQFNIQKPQDFYRQDVNRNDEAIYQKGDEYWAQNRFEKLNKDEAGIYKMLDTLKTVPRFRRYYDIVATLGSGYYQIGDFDYGPIFSTVGYNDVEGLRLRTGGRTYFSQNDPWRIEGYTAYGFKDNRFKYGISGKWMVNEKNRIILAVGNRRDVEQIGVSLTATNDVLGRSFASSAIFASGDNSKLTDINFTTFSAEIEPVKHLVFRTSFSYRTLKSASPNTFSLDYYLDPNDHSKGTNGFTRQYEYGFLIDYTPFRRTIGYGVERSDVDYNYARIFLNFTQGIKGILESDFEYQKLQFYYKQPVLVGGFGRLFTTLEAGKIFGDVPLGLMGIVPGNQSYFIIENTYNLMDYYEFVADEYVSLHFEHNFNGRLFSRIPGLRDLNLREIVGIKGVYGTVSEGNIRLNASNIVYRAPEDVYWEYHAGIGNIFKVFRIDFAWRGSYLDLPGANRFAVKGVFGFHF
- a CDS encoding pyruvate dehydrogenase complex E1 component subunit beta translates to MRTIQFREAICEAMSEEMRRDETIYLMGEEVAEYNGAYKASKGMLDEFGPKRVIDTPIAELGFAGIAVGSAMNGNRPIVEFMTFNFSLVGIDQIINNAAKMRQMSAGQFSMPMVFRGPTASAGQLAATHSQAFENWYANTPGLKVVVPSNPYDAKGLLKSAIRDNDPVIFMESEQMYGDKGEVPDGEYTIPLGVADVKREGKDVTIVSFGKIIKEAFIAADELEKDGISCEIIDLRTVRPMDHNTILESVKKTNRLVVLEEAWPFASVASEITYIVQERAFDYLDASIQRITTADTPAPYSPNLLKEWLPNAGDVVKAVKKVMYK